In a genomic window of Bernardetia sp.:
- the rplI gene encoding 50S ribosomal protein L9 yields the protein MDIILKQGVKGLGDKNDVVTVKPGYARNYLIPQGLAMAASASNVKAVEETKRQQARKLAKEIEDAQELGNQLENLTLEIRTKAGESGKIFGAVTPIQIAEAIKEKGFEVDRRNITLPNDLKMLGEYTVSVYLHKEVQPEIKLNVVEE from the coding sequence ATGGATATTATCTTAAAACAAGGCGTTAAAGGCTTAGGAGATAAAAACGATGTAGTAACTGTAAAACCAGGATATGCTCGTAATTATCTTATTCCACAAGGATTAGCAATGGCAGCTTCTGCTTCTAATGTTAAAGCCGTAGAAGAAACAAAACGCCAGCAAGCTCGTAAACTTGCTAAAGAAATTGAAGATGCTCAAGAGTTGGGCAACCAGTTAGAAAATCTAACTTTAGAAATTCGTACTAAAGCAGGTGAGTCTGGTAAAATCTTCGGTGCTGTTACTCCAATTCAGATTGCAGAAGCAATTAAAGAAAAAGGTTTCGAAGTTGATCGTAGAAATATCACACTTCCAAATGACCTTAAAATGTTGGGAGAATATACTGTTTCAGTATATCTTCACAAAGAAGTACAGCCAGAAATTAAACTAAATGTAGTAGAAGAATAA
- the rpsR gene encoding 30S ribosomal protein S18: protein MTLINEPIHSSRQERRKKYCRFKKSGIKYVDYKDAEFLKKFLNDQGKVLPRRITGNSLKFQRKVTQAVKRARHLGLLAFVDDNGK, encoded by the coding sequence ATGACACTAATCAACGAACCAATCCATAGCTCAAGACAAGAGCGCAGAAAAAAATATTGTCGTTTCAAAAAATCAGGTATCAAGTATGTAGATTACAAAGATGCTGAGTTTTTGAAAAAATTCTTGAACGACCAAGGTAAAGTATTGCCTCGTCGTATCACAGGTAACAGCCTCAAATTCCAACGCAAAGTAACACAAGCTGTGAAACGTGCAAGACACCTCGGTCTTTTGGCATTTGTTGATGACAACGGAAAATAA